One Thermoanaerobacter pseudethanolicus ATCC 33223 DNA window includes the following coding sequences:
- the thiI gene encoding tRNA uracil 4-sulfurtransferase ThiI, which produces MQDILLIKYGELALKGDNRSFFENKLIKNIKHALSDFKEVKVEKTHGRIYVECDGDIEEVIERLKKVFGIVGITKAKKTDLNLDEIFKAAVELMKGHEGKTFKVETKRPNKSFPYNSMEVSRRVGAAVLKNIKNLKVDVHNPDVLLNVEIREMAFVYAGVIEGIGGLPLGTNGKATVLLSGGIDSPVAAWMMMKRGVEVEAVYFHSPPYTSERAKDKVVDLCKVLSQYGQRIKLHVVHFTDLQLEIYEKCPPKFTTIIMRRMMMKIAEKIAQKNGSMALITGESLGQVASQTIESLYVTNASVSMPIFRPLIGMDKTEIIDLAQKISTFEISIRPYEDCCTIFVPKHPATKPKLDKVIEAEEKMEYQKYIDDFEEEVIEV; this is translated from the coding sequence ATGCAAGACATATTATTGATTAAATATGGAGAATTAGCTTTAAAAGGAGATAATAGGTCTTTTTTTGAAAATAAATTGATAAAAAATATAAAACATGCTCTTTCTGACTTTAAGGAAGTTAAAGTTGAAAAAACTCATGGCAGAATTTATGTAGAATGTGATGGAGATATTGAAGAGGTAATAGAAAGATTAAAAAAAGTCTTTGGTATTGTAGGAATAACAAAAGCTAAAAAAACCGATTTAAACTTGGATGAAATATTTAAAGCTGCAGTAGAACTTATGAAAGGACACGAAGGAAAGACTTTTAAAGTAGAGACTAAGAGGCCAAATAAGTCTTTTCCTTATAACAGCATGGAGGTCAGCCGCAGAGTAGGAGCAGCAGTATTGAAAAATATCAAAAACTTAAAAGTAGATGTCCATAATCCTGATGTGCTTTTAAATGTAGAGATAAGAGAAATGGCTTTTGTATACGCGGGAGTGATTGAGGGAATAGGAGGCCTTCCTCTTGGGACAAACGGTAAAGCGACTGTACTTTTGTCAGGAGGAATTGACAGTCCTGTAGCTGCTTGGATGATGATGAAAAGAGGCGTAGAAGTAGAAGCAGTTTATTTTCACAGCCCTCCTTATACTTCTGAAAGGGCTAAAGACAAAGTTGTAGATTTGTGCAAAGTCCTTTCTCAATATGGACAAAGGATAAAATTACACGTAGTTCACTTTACTGATTTGCAATTAGAAATTTATGAGAAATGTCCACCTAAATTTACTACTATAATTATGAGAAGAATGATGATGAAGATAGCAGAAAAAATTGCTCAAAAAAATGGTTCTATGGCTCTAATCACAGGGGAAAGTTTAGGACAAGTTGCAAGCCAAACGATTGAAAGTTTATATGTAACCAATGCTTCTGTCTCTATGCCAATATTTAGACCTCTTATTGGGATGGATAAGACAGAGATTATAGATTTAGCTCAAAAGATTAGTACGTTTGAGATCTCTATAAGACCCTATGAAGATTGTTGCACTATCTTTGTGCCAAAACATCCTGCTACAAAGCCTAAGTTAGACAAAGTAATTGAAGCAGAAGAAAAAATGGAATATCAAAAATACATTGATGATTTTGAAGAAGAGGTTATAGAAGTTTAA
- a CDS encoding DUF2089 domain-containing protein — MNEVIGRCPVCSEKMVVTRLECPQCGTAIEGKFELCKFCYLSKEQRDFLELFIRTRGNIREMEKELGLSYPTIKNKLDNLIAALGYKVEKGPRVDKKE; from the coding sequence ATGAATGAAGTAATAGGTAGATGTCCAGTTTGCAGTGAAAAAATGGTGGTAACAAGGCTGGAATGTCCTCAATGTGGAACAGCAATTGAAGGCAAATTTGAACTTTGTAAATTTTGCTATTTGTCAAAAGAGCAAAGAGATTTTTTGGAACTTTTCATAAGGACGAGAGGAAATATAAGGGAAATGGAAAAAGAATTAGGTTTATCCTATCCTACCATCAAAAATAAATTGGATAATTTAATTGCTGCTTTAGGATATAAAGTTGAGAAAGGGCCAAGAGTAGACAAAAAAGAGTAA
- a CDS encoding metal-sensitive transcriptional regulator, which produces MGDNLRNDILMRLKTIKGHIAGIEKMVEESKSCEEILLQIAAVKASLEKVGMSIIQEHAKECILASEDGKATYEEVQRTINLLIKFAK; this is translated from the coding sequence ATGGGCGATAATTTGAGAAATGATATTTTGATGAGATTAAAGACGATAAAAGGGCACATAGCAGGGATAGAAAAAATGGTAGAAGAGTCAAAAAGTTGTGAGGAAATTTTATTGCAGATAGCAGCTGTAAAAGCTTCTTTAGAAAAAGTGGGCATGTCTATAATACAAGAGCATGCTAAGGAGTGTATATTAGCAAGTGAAGATGGAAAGGCTACCTATGAAGAAGTACAGCGAACTATTAATTTGTTAATCAAGTTTGCAAAATAG
- a CDS encoding cysteine desulfurase family protein — MEVYLDNSATTRVRKEVIEKMVEVLENEYGNPSSLHLKGYQAEKLMKEARENVAKLINGDIEGIVFTSGGTESNNLALIGVAESLRKKGNHIISSAIEHPSVLNVLKYLEENGFEVTYLAVDKTGKVDVKDLKRAITDKTILISIMAVNNEIGTIEPIEEIGEIAKERGIIFHVDAIQAVGKINIDLKKQNLDMISLSSHKIHGPKGVGALYIDKSVKIRPIIFGGGQEKNLRSGTENMPGIVGFGVASKLAKENFHGNVSKLMTLKKRLYQGIVSEIKDVHLNGPNVEEGAPHILNISFAGVRGEVLLHALEEKGIYVSTGSACSSKKKGQSHVLKAIGLKEDLIESAIRFSIGIFNTEEEIDYTISVLKEKVNFLRKYKRR, encoded by the coding sequence ATGGAAGTATACCTTGACAACAGTGCTACTACACGAGTTAGGAAAGAAGTTATAGAGAAAATGGTAGAGGTTTTAGAAAATGAATATGGCAATCCTTCTTCGTTACATTTGAAAGGGTATCAGGCTGAAAAATTGATGAAGGAAGCAAGAGAAAATGTTGCTAAACTAATTAACGGAGATATTGAGGGGATTGTTTTTACTTCTGGTGGTACAGAATCAAACAATCTTGCTTTAATTGGAGTAGCGGAGAGTTTGAGAAAAAAGGGTAATCATATAATTTCTTCCGCTATTGAACATCCCTCTGTACTTAATGTGCTAAAATATTTAGAGGAAAATGGCTTTGAAGTAACCTATTTAGCTGTGGATAAAACAGGAAAAGTAGATGTAAAAGACTTAAAAAGAGCTATAACTGACAAAACGATTCTCATTTCAATTATGGCTGTTAACAATGAAATAGGTACGATTGAGCCAATAGAGGAAATAGGTGAAATAGCAAAGGAAAGAGGTATAATTTTTCATGTTGATGCTATACAGGCAGTGGGAAAAATAAATATAGATCTAAAAAAGCAAAATTTAGATATGATTTCTTTAAGCAGTCATAAAATACACGGTCCTAAAGGAGTAGGAGCCTTATATATTGATAAATCAGTAAAGATTAGGCCAATAATTTTTGGAGGGGGACAAGAAAAAAATTTAAGGTCTGGGACAGAAAATATGCCAGGAATTGTGGGATTTGGTGTGGCTAGCAAATTAGCCAAAGAAAATTTCCACGGTAATGTAAGCAAATTAATGACCTTAAAGAAGCGACTTTATCAAGGCATAGTTTCTGAAATAAAAGATGTTCATTTAAACGGGCCAAATGTTGAAGAGGGAGCGCCACATATACTCAATATTTCTTTTGCCGGTGTGAGGGGAGAGGTGCTTTTACACGCTCTTGAAGAAAAGGGCATATATGTTTCTACGGGATCGGCTTGTTCTTCCAAAAAGAAAGGACAAAGTCATGTTTTAAAAGCGATAGGTCTTAAAGAGGACCTTATTGAAAGCGCTATAAGATTTTCCATTGGAATTTTTAATACAGAAGAAGAAATTGACTATACTATATCAGTGTTAAAAGAAAAAGTGAATTTTTTAAGAAAGTATAAACGGAGGTAA
- a CDS encoding YhcN/YlaJ family sporulation lipoprotein, whose amino-acid sequence MKKIKSIITIMLIGIMIMVSMAGCKTATRKPTPARYTPAPTRTTPAPSKTPTAVKKPTTESARASRIASNVAKIPEVNKATVVVYGSTALVGVDLKARVQGTLETDVKKKIEKTVKDTDKSITRVYVTADPDLYKRIENIAKGISAGRPVSEFAKQISEIIKRITPGM is encoded by the coding sequence TTGAAAAAAATAAAAAGTATAATTACAATAATGCTTATTGGGATAATGATAATGGTTTCAATGGCAGGATGTAAAACTGCGACTAGAAAGCCTACTCCTGCTCGTTATACACCGGCACCTACAAGGACTACTCCTGCGCCTTCTAAGACTCCAACTGCTGTAAAAAAACCGACTACAGAAAGTGCAAGAGCAAGTAGAATAGCTTCAAATGTTGCTAAAATTCCAGAGGTAAATAAGGCTACAGTGGTAGTATATGGAAGCACTGCTCTTGTAGGAGTGGATTTGAAAGCAAGAGTACAGGGAACTCTTGAAACAGATGTAAAAAAGAAAATAGAAAAGACTGTAAAAGATACTGATAAGTCTATAACAAGGGTCTATGTAACTGCAGATCCAGATTTGTACAAAAGAATAGAAAATATTGCTAAGGGTATTTCTGCAGGAAGACCAGTTTCTGAATTTGCAAAACAAATTTCAGAAATTATAAAACGCATTACACCTGGTATGTAA
- a CDS encoding dihydrolipoamide acetyltransferase family protein encodes MPVNVVMPKLGLTMKEGRVDRWLKKVGDIVKKGEEIVEVSTDKITNVVESPADGILAKILVNEGEIVPVATPIGIITAEGEKLEEVEKSEEKFIKATPVAKRLAKENNIDLSLITGTGPGGRITEEDVKKFISEQKVKTEEEGPKKEVAVIEGQALEKVERMPMDNIRKTISQRMKKSWSEIPHVTEDIKVDVTELVNLRENLNHISDNKFTYTDLIAKACVIAIKKNPVVNWSIEGEYIIKNSSINLGIAVALDNGLIVPVVKEADKKSLLELSKNIKELSERARNNKLTPDEIIGSTFTITNLGMYEIDSFTPIINPPESAILGVNKIYKEPVVLDDNIVIRHIIKLSLSFDHRLIDGATAAKFLLDLKKTLENPLSLLI; translated from the coding sequence ATGCCGGTAAATGTAGTGATGCCTAAATTGGGACTTACAATGAAAGAAGGCAGAGTAGATAGATGGCTTAAAAAAGTTGGTGATATTGTAAAAAAAGGAGAAGAGATTGTCGAGGTTTCTACAGATAAGATTACCAATGTTGTAGAATCTCCAGCGGATGGAATTTTGGCGAAGATCTTAGTAAATGAAGGAGAAATTGTACCAGTAGCTACTCCTATTGGAATAATTACAGCTGAAGGGGAAAAGTTAGAAGAAGTAGAAAAAAGTGAGGAAAAGTTTATAAAAGCTACTCCAGTAGCAAAAAGGTTGGCGAAGGAGAATAACATAGACCTTTCTTTAATAACTGGAACAGGACCAGGTGGAAGGATTACTGAAGAAGACGTAAAAAAGTTTATTTCTGAGCAAAAAGTAAAAACAGAAGAAGAGGGACCAAAAAAAGAAGTAGCAGTAATAGAAGGACAAGCATTGGAAAAAGTTGAAAGAATGCCAATGGACAATATTCGCAAAACCATAAGTCAAAGGATGAAAAAAAGCTGGTCAGAAATTCCTCATGTTACAGAAGATATTAAAGTGGATGTGACAGAACTGGTTAACTTAAGAGAAAATTTAAATCATATTAGCGATAATAAATTTACTTATACCGATTTAATTGCAAAAGCATGTGTAATAGCTATAAAGAAAAATCCTGTAGTTAACTGGTCTATAGAAGGTGAATATATAATTAAAAATAGCAGTATAAATCTCGGAATTGCAGTGGCTTTAGATAATGGTTTAATAGTTCCTGTAGTGAAAGAGGCGGACAAAAAGAGTCTATTAGAATTGTCAAAAAATATAAAAGAATTAAGTGAAAGAGCGAGAAATAATAAGCTTACTCCAGACGAAATAATCGGAAGTACATTTACTATCACTAACCTTGGAATGTATGAAATAGATAGTTTCACGCCTATTATAAATCCGCCCGAAAGTGCTATATTGGGTGTCAACAAAATATATAAAGAACCAGTTGTTCTAGACGACAATATTGTTATAAGGCATATTATAAAACTTAGCCTTTCTTTTGACCATCGATTAATAGATGGGGCTACCGCTGCTAAATTTTTGCTTGACTTAAAGAAAACATTAGAGAATCCACTATCTTTACTTATTTAA
- a CDS encoding ferritin family protein, protein MPEFGTPFSGLTEKRKVTHEELVRAIRFMVAAEYEAIQLYTQLAEATDNELAKAVLMDIADEEKVHAGEFLRLLKELAPDEEKFYEEGAKEVEEMIEKIK, encoded by the coding sequence ATGCCTGAGTTTGGAACTCCTTTTTCTGGACTCACTGAAAAAAGGAAGGTCACCCATGAAGAGTTGGTACGGGCTATACGCTTTATGGTGGCGGCAGAGTATGAGGCAATTCAACTTTATACTCAGTTGGCAGAAGCTACTGATAATGAATTAGCAAAAGCAGTTTTAATGGACATAGCAGATGAGGAAAAAGTGCATGCGGGAGAGTTTTTGAGGCTTTTGAAAGAACTAGCTCCTGATGAGGAAAAATTTTACGAAGAAGGGGCAAAAGAAGTAGAAGAAATGATTGAAAAGATTAAATAA
- the ychF gene encoding redox-regulated ATPase YchF yields the protein MEIGIVGLPNVGKSTLFNAITKAGAECANYPFCTIEPNVGIVAVPDKRLDFLAKIENPQKVIPATIKFVDIAGLVKGASKGEGLGNKFLSHIREVDAILNVVRCFEDSNIVHVEGSIDPIRDVEIITLELILADMEVVERRLQKTSKLARNDKKAAFELEILEKIKKGLNEGKPVRALQFTEEEKSFVCQLMLLTSKPVMYVANISEEDLISGEENQYVKQLKEYAEKENSQVLVISAKIEEELASLSDEERNELLREYGLAEPGLNNIIRHGYSLLGLITFFTAGPKEVHAWTIKKGTKAPQAAGKIHSDFEKGFIRAEVISYEDLVKAGSQATAREMGLMRLEGKDYVMQDGDIVVFRFNV from the coding sequence ATGGAAATAGGAATTGTTGGACTACCTAATGTCGGCAAAAGCACTTTGTTTAACGCCATTACAAAAGCAGGGGCAGAATGTGCAAACTATCCTTTTTGTACTATTGAACCAAATGTGGGAATTGTAGCTGTACCAGATAAAAGGCTGGATTTTTTGGCAAAAATTGAAAATCCGCAAAAAGTTATACCCGCAACTATAAAATTTGTTGACATAGCAGGCCTTGTAAAAGGAGCAAGTAAAGGAGAGGGTTTAGGAAATAAATTTCTTTCTCATATTAGGGAAGTTGACGCTATATTAAACGTGGTAAGATGTTTTGAAGATAGCAATATTGTCCATGTGGAAGGAAGTATTGATCCTATAAGAGATGTTGAAATAATAACTTTAGAGCTTATACTTGCTGATATGGAAGTTGTCGAAAGGCGGCTTCAAAAAACATCAAAACTTGCGCGAAATGACAAAAAAGCAGCCTTTGAATTGGAAATACTTGAAAAAATAAAAAAAGGATTGAATGAAGGGAAACCTGTAAGGGCTCTTCAATTTACCGAAGAAGAAAAAAGTTTTGTATGTCAACTTATGTTGCTTACCTCTAAACCCGTCATGTATGTAGCAAATATATCAGAAGAAGATTTAATTTCAGGAGAAGAAAATCAATATGTAAAGCAACTAAAAGAATATGCTGAAAAAGAAAATTCTCAAGTTTTGGTTATAAGTGCAAAAATTGAAGAAGAATTAGCTTCTTTAAGTGATGAAGAAAGAAATGAACTTTTGAGAGAATACGGCCTTGCCGAACCCGGCCTTAACAACATAATAAGACATGGTTACTCTCTCCTTGGACTTATAACCTTTTTCACTGCTGGACCAAAAGAAGTCCACGCTTGGACAATAAAAAAAGGCACAAAAGCACCTCAAGCAGCAGGGAAAATTCATTCAGATTTTGAAAAAGGATTTATAAGGGCAGAAGTAATCTCTTATGAAGATTTAGTAAAAGCCGGTTCACAGGCAACAGCAAGAGAAATGGGACTTATGAGACTGGAAGGAAAAGATTATGTGATGCAGGATGGGGATATAGTAGTCTTCAGATTTAACGTATAA